The Carnobacterium divergens genome includes a window with the following:
- the rplN gene encoding 50S ribosomal protein L14: MIQQESRLKVADNSGAREVLTIKVLGGSGRKTANIGDVIVCTVKHATPGGVVKKGEVVRAVIVRTKTGARRADGSYIKFDENACVIIRDDKSPRGTRIFGPVARELRDNNFMKIVSLAPEVL, encoded by the coding sequence GTGATCCAACAAGAAAGTCGTTTAAAAGTTGCTGATAACTCAGGCGCTCGTGAAGTCTTAACTATTAAAGTTTTAGGCGGATCTGGCCGTAAGACTGCGAACATTGGTGATGTAATCGTGTGTACTGTTAAACACGCTACACCAGGTGGCGTTGTCAAAAAAGGTGAAGTTGTACGTGCAGTAATCGTTCGTACTAAAACAGGAGCTCGTCGTGCAGACGGTTCTTACATTAAATTTGATGAAAATGCTTGTGTTATCATCCGTGATGACAAGAGCCCACGTGGAACACGTATCTTTGGACCTGTTGCTCGCGAATTACGTGACAACAACTTCATGAAGATCGTTTCACTAGCTCCAGAAGTTCTTTAA
- the rpsH gene encoding 30S ribosomal protein S8 gives MVMTDPIADFLTRIRNANMVRHESLELPASRIKKDIAEILKREGFIKDVEYIEDDKQGVIRVFLKYGKNNERVITGLKRISKPGLRVYAKTGEVPKVLNGLGIAIVSTSEGVITDKEARAKNIGGEIVAYVW, from the coding sequence ATGGTCATGACAGATCCGATTGCAGATTTTCTAACGCGCATTCGTAACGCCAACATGGTGCGTCACGAATCACTAGAATTGCCTGCTTCAAGAATAAAAAAAGATATCGCTGAAATTTTAAAACGTGAAGGTTTTATTAAAGATGTTGAGTATATTGAAGATGACAAACAAGGTGTTATCCGTGTTTTCTTAAAATATGGAAAAAACAACGAACGTGTTATCACTGGATTGAAACGTATTTCTAAACCAGGTTTACGTGTTTACGCTAAAACTGGTGAAGTTCCTAAAGTTCTTAACGGACTAGGAATTGCGATCGTTTCAACTTCTGAAGGTGTTATCACTGATAAAGAAGCAAGAGCTAAAAACATTGGTGGCGAAATCGTCGCTTACGTTTGGTAA
- the rplQ gene encoding 50S ribosomal protein L17, with protein sequence MGYRKLGRTSSQRKAMLRDLTTDLIINERIVTTEARAKEVRSTTEKMITLGKRGDLHARRQAAAFVRNEVASVKEDGEKIVTESALQKLFGDVAPRYAERQGGYTRIMKTEPRRGDAAPMVIIELV encoded by the coding sequence ATGGGTTACCGTAAATTAGGACGTACAAGTTCACAACGTAAAGCAATGTTGCGCGATTTAACGACTGATTTAATCATTAACGAACGTATTGTAACAACTGAGGCTCGTGCTAAAGAAGTTCGCTCTACAACTGAAAAAATGATTACTTTAGGTAAACGTGGCGATTTGCACGCTCGTCGTCAGGCAGCTGCATTTGTTCGTAACGAAGTTGCTTCTGTTAAAGAAGATGGCGAAAAAATTGTTACTGAATCAGCTTTACAAAAATTATTTGGCGATGTAGCACCTCGTTACGCTGAGCGTCAAGGTGGATACACTCGTATCATGAAAACTGAACCTCGCCGCGGAGACGCTGCACCAATGGTTATCATTGAATTGGTTTAA
- a CDS encoding adenylate kinase, with protein sequence MNLILMGLPGAGKGTQAEQIVDTYKIPHISTGDMFRAAIKNETALGLKAKSFMDKGELVPDEVTNGIVKERLAEADTKEGFLLDGFPRTLNQAEALESILKDLGKKIDAVINIHVDKDILMERLTGRIICRTCGATYHKVFNPPTVEGTCDRCGGHDFYQRDDDKPETVENRININLELTEPLLDFYETRHVLNTVKGDQDIHDVFKEVKAIIEK encoded by the coding sequence ATGAATCTCATTTTAATGGGTCTTCCTGGTGCAGGGAAAGGCACACAAGCTGAACAAATTGTGGATACTTATAAAATTCCACATATTTCAACTGGTGATATGTTCCGAGCTGCTATCAAAAATGAAACAGCCTTAGGTTTAAAAGCTAAATCCTTTATGGATAAAGGCGAACTCGTACCAGACGAAGTAACAAACGGGATTGTAAAAGAACGTTTAGCTGAAGCTGATACAAAAGAAGGATTTTTATTAGATGGTTTCCCAAGAACGCTTAACCAAGCGGAAGCTTTGGAATCAATCCTTAAAGATCTGGGTAAAAAAATTGATGCCGTTATCAACATTCATGTGGATAAAGACATTTTAATGGAACGTTTGACTGGGAGAATCATTTGCCGCACTTGTGGGGCTACTTATCATAAAGTATTTAATCCTCCAACAGTTGAAGGAACTTGTGATCGCTGTGGCGGACATGATTTCTATCAAAGAGATGATGATAAACCTGAAACAGTTGAAAACAGAATTAATATTAATCTAGAGTTAACAGAACCTTTGTTAGACTTTTATGAAACGCGCCATGTTTTGAACACTGTTAAAGGTGACCAAGACATTCACGATGTTTTCAAAGAAGTAAAAGCAATTATTGAAAAATAA
- the secY gene encoding preprotein translocase subunit SecY: MIKLLNSALKVKDIRNKILFTLGVLIVFRLGTHLTVPGINAKAVSQISDSGIFGLLNTFGGGALSQYSIFAMGVSPYITSSIVVQLLQMDIVPKFVEWSKQGEVGRKKLNQVTRYLTIIMAFVQSIGISYGFNALSGFGLIKNPGTMTYLSIALMLTAGTMLVMWMGEQITVKGFGNGVSMIIFSGIVARVPDGIASYYSSQIKNAGPDLWKAILFTIALVVAILAVVLLVVFFETAKRKIKIQYSKRATGSDQSSFLPLKVNSAGVIPVIFASSFIVTPQTIMGFFAKTHADDQWYIIMNNIFNYQKPAGAVLYTLLIVVFTFFYAFIQVNPEKVSENLQKQGGYIPSVRPGKGTEDYISGVLMRLSTVGAVYLGLIAILPIIAQNLWNLPQSIGLGGTSLLIVVGVALESTRQLEGQMIKRNYLGFIQ, translated from the coding sequence ATGATCAAATTACTGAATAGTGCATTAAAAGTAAAAGACATTAGAAACAAAATATTATTCACTTTAGGTGTTTTGATCGTTTTTCGCTTAGGAACGCATTTAACGGTTCCGGGCATTAACGCTAAAGCCGTATCACAAATTTCAGATTCTGGAATTTTCGGCTTGCTTAATACCTTTGGTGGTGGCGCGTTAAGTCAATACTCTATCTTTGCGATGGGTGTATCGCCTTATATCACGTCTTCAATCGTTGTTCAATTACTTCAAATGGACATTGTTCCAAAGTTTGTTGAATGGTCGAAGCAAGGGGAAGTTGGTCGTAAAAAATTAAATCAAGTAACGAGATATTTAACGATTATCATGGCATTTGTCCAATCAATCGGTATCTCTTACGGATTTAACGCTTTATCTGGGTTTGGGTTAATTAAAAATCCAGGGACAATGACTTACCTAAGTATTGCTTTGATGTTAACAGCAGGTACGATGTTAGTGATGTGGATGGGTGAACAAATCACTGTTAAGGGATTTGGGAACGGCGTCTCTATGATTATCTTTTCCGGTATTGTGGCTCGTGTTCCAGATGGGATTGCATCCTATTATAGTTCACAAATCAAAAATGCTGGACCAGACCTTTGGAAAGCAATCTTGTTCACTATTGCTTTAGTTGTTGCAATTCTTGCAGTAGTGTTACTTGTTGTATTCTTTGAAACAGCAAAACGAAAAATTAAAATTCAATATTCTAAACGTGCGACTGGTTCCGACCAAAGTTCGTTCTTACCATTAAAAGTTAACTCTGCTGGTGTTATCCCAGTTATCTTTGCAAGTTCATTTATTGTAACTCCGCAAACGATTATGGGATTCTTCGCTAAGACACATGCTGACGATCAATGGTATATCATTATGAATAATATTTTTAATTATCAAAAACCAGCAGGTGCGGTTTTATACACATTGTTGATTGTTGTTTTCACATTCTTCTATGCATTCATTCAAGTGAATCCAGAAAAAGTTTCAGAAAACTTACAAAAGCAAGGTGGATATATTCCAAGTGTGCGTCCTGGTAAAGGGACAGAAGATTATATCTCAGGCGTATTAATGCGTTTAAGTACAGTCGGTGCAGTTTACTTAGGTTTAATTGCAATCTTACCTATTATCGCGCAAAACTTATGGAACCTACCTCAGTCTATTGGTCTTGGTGGAACAAGCTTACTTATCGTAGTAGGTGTTGCATTAGAATCGACTAGACAATTAGAAGGCCAAATGATTAAGCGTAACTATCTAGGCTTTATACAATAA
- the rplF gene encoding 50S ribosomal protein L6: MSRIGKKPITIPAGVTVTENGNDITVKGPKGELTRSFSPNITMHVEGNEITFTRPNEDKENRALHGTMRANLNNMVIGVTEGFEKALELIGVGYRAQLQGKKLVLNVGYSHPVEFTPEEGITVEVPSNTSVIVKGANKERVGELAANIRGVRPPEPYKGKGIRYVGEHVRRKEGKTGK, encoded by the coding sequence GTGAGCCGTATTGGTAAAAAACCAATCACAATTCCTGCAGGAGTAACTGTTACTGAAAATGGTAACGATATTACTGTTAAAGGACCTAAAGGTGAATTAACTCGCTCTTTCAGCCCTAACATTACAATGCATGTGGAAGGTAACGAAATTACTTTTACTCGTCCAAACGAGGATAAAGAAAACCGTGCTTTACACGGAACAATGCGCGCTAACCTAAATAATATGGTTATCGGAGTAACAGAAGGATTTGAAAAAGCTTTAGAATTAATCGGGGTTGGGTACCGTGCACAATTACAAGGTAAAAAACTTGTATTGAACGTTGGTTACTCACATCCAGTTGAATTTACACCAGAAGAAGGTATTACTGTTGAAGTTCCTTCAAACACTAGTGTAATTGTCAAAGGAGCTAACAAAGAACGCGTTGGCGAATTAGCTGCTAATATCCGCGGAGTACGTCCTCCAGAGCCTTATAAAGGCAAAGGAATTCGTTACGTTGGAGAACACGTTCGTCGTAAAGAAGGTAAAACAGGTAAATAA
- the rplE gene encoding 50S ribosomal protein L5 has protein sequence MNRLKEKYIKEITPSMMEKFSYKSVMQAPKVDKIVINMGVGDAVSNAKNLDKAVDELTVISGQKPLITKAKKSIAGFRLREGMPIGTKVTLRGERMYEFLDKLVSVSLPRVRDFHGVSKKAFDGRGNYTLGIKEQLIFPEVDYDMVDKVRGMDIVIVTTANTDEESRELLTQLGMPFQK, from the coding sequence ATGAACCGCCTTAAAGAAAAATATATCAAAGAAATTACTCCATCAATGATGGAAAAATTTAGTTATAAATCAGTAATGCAAGCTCCTAAAGTTGATAAAATCGTTATTAACATGGGTGTGGGTGATGCTGTTTCAAACGCTAAAAACTTAGACAAAGCTGTTGACGAATTAACTGTAATCTCTGGTCAAAAACCATTGATCACTAAAGCTAAAAAATCAATCGCTGGATTCCGTTTACGTGAAGGAATGCCAATCGGCACTAAAGTAACTTTACGTGGCGAAAGAATGTATGAATTCTTAGACAAATTAGTTTCAGTTTCATTACCTCGTGTACGTGACTTCCACGGAGTTTCTAAAAAAGCTTTCGATGGACGTGGTAACTACACGCTAGGAATCAAAGAACAATTAATCTTCCCAGAAGTTGACTACGATATGGTAGACAAAGTCCGCGGAATGGATATTGTTATTGTAACAACTGCAAACACAGACGAAGAATCACGCGAACTTTTAACACAACTTGGAATGCCATTCCAAAAATAA
- the rplR gene encoding 50S ribosomal protein L18, giving the protein MITKLDKNKMRQKRHARVRSKISGTAECPRLNIFRSNKNIYAQLIDDVAGVTLASASTLDKEVSGETKVELASAVGTLVAKRAVEKGVKEVVFDRGGYLYHGRVQALAEAARENGLEF; this is encoded by the coding sequence GTGATTACGAAACTAGATAAAAACAAAATGCGTCAAAAGAGACACGCACGAGTTCGCTCTAAGATTTCAGGTACTGCAGAGTGCCCACGCTTGAACATTTTCCGTTCAAACAAAAACATCTACGCTCAATTAATTGATGACGTAGCGGGTGTAACGCTAGCAAGTGCATCTACATTAGATAAAGAAGTATCAGGCGAAACTAAAGTTGAACTAGCATCTGCTGTGGGAACTTTAGTAGCTAAACGCGCTGTTGAAAAAGGCGTTAAAGAAGTAGTCTTTGACCGTGGTGGTTACCTTTACCATGGCCGTGTACAAGCTTTAGCTGAAGCTGCTCGCGAAAATGGACTAGAATTTTAA
- the rpmD gene encoding 50S ribosomal protein L30: MANLEITLKRSVIGRPQNQKDTAKALGLNKLNSTVVKPANEAIKGMVNTISHLVDVKEV; encoded by the coding sequence ATGGCTAATTTAGAAATTACTTTAAAACGTAGCGTTATCGGACGTCCTCAAAATCAAAAAGATACTGCGAAAGCTCTAGGTTTAAACAAACTGAACAGCACTGTTGTAAAACCTGCTAATGAAGCAATCAAAGGCATGGTTAACACAATTTCGCATTTAGTGGACGTAAAAGAAGTTTAA
- the rpsK gene encoding 30S ribosomal protein S11: protein MAGKKVVRKRRVKKNIESGVAHIRSTFNNTIVMITDTHGNAISWSSAGSLGYRGSKKSTPFAAQMAAEVAAKACMEHGMKTVEVAVKGPGSGREAAIRSLQATGLEVTGIRDVTPVPHNGCRPPKRRRV, encoded by the coding sequence ATGGCAGGAAAAAAAGTCGTTCGTAAACGTCGTGTGAAAAAGAATATTGAATCTGGTGTAGCACATATCCGTTCAACATTCAACAATACTATTGTAATGATTACTGATACTCATGGGAATGCAATTTCATGGTCATCAGCTGGATCATTAGGCTACCGTGGATCTAAAAAATCAACTCCATTCGCAGCTCAAATGGCAGCAGAAGTTGCAGCTAAAGCGTGTATGGAACATGGTATGAAAACTGTAGAAGTTGCTGTAAAAGGTCCTGGTTCAGGACGTGAAGCTGCAATTCGTTCATTACAAGCTACTGGTTTAGAAGTTACAGGTATTCGTGATGTAACTCCAGTTCCTCATAATGGATGCCGCCCTCCAAAACGCCGTCGTGTTTAA
- the rpmJ gene encoding 50S ribosomal protein L36: MKVRPSVKPICEKCKVIRRNGRVMVICENPKHKQRQG; the protein is encoded by the coding sequence ATGAAAGTAAGACCATCAGTAAAACCAATTTGTGAAAAATGCAAAGTTATCCGTCGTAACGGACGTGTTATGGTAATTTGTGAAAATCCAAAACACAAACAGCGTCAAGGATAA
- the rplO gene encoding 50S ribosomal protein L15, producing the protein MKLHELKPAEGSRKVRNRVGRGTSSGNGKTSGRGQKGQNSRSGGGVRLGFEGGQTPLFRRLPKRGFTNINRKEFAIVNLETLNRFEDGTVVTPALLVESGIVKNEKSGIKVLGNGQVERKLTVKASKFSEAAEKAIVAAGGSIEVI; encoded by the coding sequence ATGAAACTTCATGAATTAAAACCTGCTGAAGGTTCTCGTAAAGTGCGTAACCGCGTTGGACGTGGAACTTCATCTGGTAATGGTAAAACTTCAGGTCGCGGTCAAAAAGGACAAAACTCACGTTCAGGCGGTGGAGTACGTTTAGGCTTTGAAGGTGGACAAACACCTTTATTCCGTCGTTTACCAAAACGTGGTTTTACTAACATTAACCGCAAAGAATTTGCAATCGTTAATTTAGAAACATTAAATCGCTTCGAAGACGGAACAGTAGTTACACCAGCATTGTTGGTGGAATCTGGTATCGTTAAAAATGAAAAATCTGGGATTAAAGTTTTGGGTAATGGTCAAGTTGAACGTAAACTGACTGTTAAAGCAAGCAAGTTCTCCGAAGCAGCAGAAAAAGCAATCGTTGCTGCTGGTGGTTCAATCGAGGTGATCTAA
- the infA gene encoding translation initiation factor IF-1 — MAKDDVIEIEGTVVETLPNAMFKVELENGHVVLAHVSGKIRMHYIRILPGDKVTVELSPYDLTRGRITYRFK; from the coding sequence GTGGCTAAAGACGATGTCATTGAAATTGAAGGAACAGTCGTTGAAACTTTGCCGAATGCAATGTTTAAAGTGGAACTTGAGAATGGGCATGTTGTATTGGCTCATGTTTCAGGAAAAATCCGTATGCACTACATTCGTATTTTACCTGGAGACAAAGTAACAGTAGAATTGTCACCGTATGATTTAACTCGCGGTCGCATTACCTATCGCTTTAAATAA
- a CDS encoding type Z 30S ribosomal protein S14, translating into MAKKSMIAKNKRPAKFSTQAYTRCERCGRPHSVYRKFKLCRICFRELAYKGQIPGVKKASW; encoded by the coding sequence GTGGCTAAAAAATCAATGATTGCTAAGAATAAACGCCCTGCAAAATTCTCAACACAAGCATACACTCGTTGCGAACGTTGCGGTCGTCCACATTCAGTTTATCGTAAATTTAAACTTTGCCGTATTTGCTTCCGCGAACTTGCCTATAAAGGACAAATTCCCGGCGTGAAGAAAGCAAGCTGGTAA
- the rplX gene encoding 50S ribosomal protein L24, which produces MIVKTGDKVKVITGKDKGKEGVILKAFPKKDRVIVEGINMMKKHQKPNSANPQGGILETEAPIHVSNVMLIDPKTNEPTRVGFKVEDGKKVRVSKKTGEVLDK; this is translated from the coding sequence ATGATCGTAAAAACTGGTGACAAAGTTAAAGTTATTACTGGTAAAGACAAAGGTAAAGAAGGCGTAATTTTAAAAGCTTTCCCTAAAAAAGATCGCGTGATCGTTGAAGGAATCAACATGATGAAAAAACATCAAAAACCGAATTCAGCAAATCCACAAGGTGGAATTCTTGAAACGGAAGCTCCTATCCACGTATCAAACGTAATGCTTATTGACCCTAAAACAAATGAACCAACTCGTGTTGGCTTTAAAGTTGAAGACGGCAAAAAAGTACGTGTTTCTAAAAAAACCGGTGAAGTTCTAGATAAATAA
- a CDS encoding DNA-directed RNA polymerase subunit alpha, which translates to MIEIEKPRIETIEISDDAKFGKFVVEPLERGYGTTLGNSLRRILLSSLPGAAVTTIQIDGVLHEFSTVDGVVEDVTSIILNIKKLALKLYSGEDKTIEIDVKGPAVVTAADITYDSDVEILNPDLYICTVAEGARFHVRLTAKSGRGYARAEHNKHDDMPIGVLPVDSIYTPVSRVNYQVENTRVGQKDNFDKLTLDVWADGSISPEEAVSLAAKILTEHLNIFVNLTDEARKAEIMVEKEETHKEKMLEMTIEELDLSVRSYNCLKRAGINSVQELTDKSEAEMIKVRNLGRKSLEEVKFKLAELSLGLRQDD; encoded by the coding sequence ATGATCGAAATTGAAAAACCAAGAATTGAAACGATTGAGATCAGCGATGATGCCAAGTTTGGTAAATTCGTTGTAGAACCACTTGAACGTGGTTATGGTACAACGCTAGGGAATTCTCTACGTCGTATATTGTTGTCATCTCTTCCAGGTGCAGCAGTAACTACTATCCAAATTGATGGTGTTTTACATGAATTTTCAACCGTTGATGGCGTTGTTGAGGATGTAACTTCAATCATTTTGAATATTAAAAAACTTGCACTCAAGTTATATTCTGGTGAAGATAAAACGATTGAAATCGATGTAAAAGGTCCAGCAGTTGTAACAGCAGCCGATATCACTTATGATAGCGATGTTGAAATCTTAAATCCTGACTTGTACATTTGTACAGTAGCTGAAGGCGCACGTTTCCACGTTCGTTTAACTGCAAAATCAGGAAGAGGTTATGCAAGAGCTGAACATAATAAACACGATGATATGCCTATTGGTGTATTACCAGTCGACTCGATTTACACCCCAGTTAGTCGTGTGAACTATCAAGTAGAAAATACTCGAGTGGGTCAAAAAGATAACTTTGACAAATTAACACTTGATGTATGGGCAGATGGTTCTATTAGCCCAGAAGAGGCTGTGAGTCTAGCAGCTAAAATTCTTACAGAGCATTTAAATATCTTCGTAAATCTAACTGATGAAGCCCGTAAAGCTGAAATCATGGTAGAAAAAGAAGAAACGCATAAAGAAAAAATGCTTGAGATGACAATTGAAGAACTAGATTTATCTGTACGCTCATACAACTGTTTGAAACGTGCTGGTATTAATTCTGTTCAAGAATTGACAGACAAATCTGAAGCAGAAATGATTAAGGTGCGTAATCTTGGTCGTAAATCACTTGAAGAAGTGAAATTTAAACTAGCAGAATTAAGTTTAGGTCTACGTCAAGACGACTAG
- the rpsE gene encoding 30S ribosomal protein S5, which translates to MVYIDPTHLELEDRVVSINRVTKVVKGGRRLRFAALVVVGDRNGHVGFGTGKAQEVPEAIRKAIEDAKKNLVEVPMVDSTIPHEVIGRFGGGNILMKPAVAGSGVSAGGPVRSVLELAGVADITSKSLGSSTPINVVRATVDGLKQLKRVEEVAKLRGKSVEEITG; encoded by the coding sequence ATGGTTTATATCGATCCAACACATTTGGAATTAGAAGACCGTGTCGTTTCTATCAACCGTGTTACTAAAGTTGTTAAAGGTGGACGTCGTTTACGTTTTGCTGCTTTAGTAGTTGTCGGAGATAGAAATGGTCACGTAGGTTTCGGTACTGGGAAAGCCCAAGAAGTACCAGAAGCTATCCGTAAAGCAATTGAAGATGCTAAGAAGAATCTTGTTGAAGTACCAATGGTAGATTCAACAATTCCTCATGAAGTTATCGGACGCTTTGGCGGCGGAAACATCTTAATGAAACCAGCCGTAGCCGGTTCTGGAGTCAGTGCTGGAGGTCCCGTTCGTTCGGTCCTTGAGTTAGCAGGTGTTGCTGATATTACAAGTAAATCATTAGGCTCAAGCACTCCAATTAACGTGGTTCGTGCAACAGTTGACGGTTTGAAACAATTGAAACGTGTTGAAGAAGTTGCAAAACTTCGCGGCAAATCAGTTGAAGAAATTACAGGTTAA
- the rpsM gene encoding 30S ribosomal protein S13, which produces MARIAGVDIPRDKRVVISLTYIYGIGKNTAIEVLKAADVSEEIRVRELTNDQLDRIRAEIDSLKVEGDLRREVNLNIKRLMEIGSYRGMRHRRGLPTRGQNTKNNARTRKGPARTVAGKKK; this is translated from the coding sequence ATGGCTCGTATTGCAGGTGTAGATATTCCACGTGATAAACGTGTAGTAATCTCTTTAACTTATATTTATGGAATCGGTAAAAACACAGCTATCGAAGTTTTGAAAGCTGCAGACGTATCAGAAGAAATTCGTGTACGTGAATTAACAAATGATCAATTAGATCGCATCCGTGCTGAAATTGACTCGTTGAAAGTTGAGGGTGACTTACGTCGTGAAGTTAACCTAAACATCAAACGTTTAATGGAAATCGGATCATACCGAGGCATGCGTCACCGCCGTGGTTTACCAACTCGTGGACAAAACACGAAAAACAACGCGCGTACTCGTAAAGGCCCAGCTAGAACAGTTGCAGGCAAGAAAAAATAA